The genomic interval CGTCTCCCGGCTTCCCGCCGGTTCGATCGCGCCGGTGCGGAGAAAGCGCACCAGCCGGCCCTGGAGTTCCAGCGGCAAGGCCTCGACGTTGTCGAGCATCAGGGTGCCGCCGTCGGCCAGGAGCAGTTTGCCCTCGCGCCGCACCGGGCCGCTCTTGCCGGCGATCTCGGCGCCGAACAGGTCCGCCTCGATTTGGCTCGCCGAGGCGCCGTCGCAGGTGGCCGAAACCAGCGGACCATCGCGGTGGGAGCTGGAGATGTGCAGGGTACGCACCAGGGCCTCTTTGCCGACCCCCGATTCACCTCGCAGCAGCACGTGCACCGGCGGATCGATGGCGCCGCGCAATTCCAACAACACCTGCTTCATGGGCGCTGACTCTCCGGCCAGCAGGCTGGAGTCGAGGGTGAGGTCCGGCTGCTCCCGCCGGCCGGGCAGGATCGGTTCGTACCAGCCGACGTGGTGCACCAGGCCGAGGATGATCAGATCGCCGAGGCCGCGCAGAGCGGACACCGGGCTCCACTCGGCGGGATCGAAGTCCGGAATGGCGAAGACCAGCGTGTAGCTGCGCTCGACGGCGAGAAAGGAATGAGCGCAGATCCAGGCCGGGCGTCCGCCGAGGGCGCCGGAGAAGGAGGGAGCGTTCGATTCACTGTCGGCCTGGTGGTCCAGCACCTGACTCACCAGCTCTTCACCTTGGGTGAGCCAATGGTCGTCGCTCGCCACCAGCAGCTTGATGCCGCCGTCGGCGAGTTCGCCGTGGACCAGGATCACCACGCCGCCGCCAAAATCCACCAGCAGGTCCTTGACCAGCGAGTCCAGGGTGACCCGGCTTTCGACGTCTTCGAGCACCCACTCACTCAACCGGGCGAGATGCTCGACCATCCGCTCAGCGGAAATCTCCCGTTCCCTTGTTTCCCTCTCGA from Acidobacteriota bacterium carries:
- a CDS encoding sigma 54-interacting transcriptional regulator translates to MYRLVVFAPDGVQRFPISRSEMLLGSDEGCDIQLPYTGVAQQHARLRTEGDGLVIEDLGSRRGVLVDGERVRQAPLRELEEIRLGSATLLVENVQPEAGENVAAEAEPDPVERETREREISAERMVEHLARLSEWVLEDVESRVTLDSLVKDLLVDFGGGVVILVHGELADGGIKLLVASDDHWLTQGEELVSQVLDHQADSESNAPSFSGALGGRPAWICAHSFLAVERSYTLVFAIPDFDPAEWSPVSALRGLGDLIILGLVHHVGWYEPILPGRREQPDLTLDSSLLAGESAPMKQVLLELRGAIDPPVHVLLRGESGVGKEALVRTLHISSSHRDGPLVSATCDGASASQIEADLFGAEIAGKSGPVRREGKLLLADGGTLMLDNVEALPLELQGRLVRFLRTGAIEPAGSRETVQVEVRLVACSGGPLEPFVARDQFRIDLAYRLSQVAIDVPAVRDRREDLPLLIQSFINQFCHETGKRMQGITVKAKAALLAYDYPGNLKELENITRQLVYLCPPGQPVDFNLLPEKVRLSAVSPPSAADLSDLNLDRLVATTEEVAIREAMKQTGGNKTQAARLLGLSRNGLTAKMKRYGIDE